The Xiphophorus hellerii strain 12219 chromosome 3, Xiphophorus_hellerii-4.1, whole genome shotgun sequence genome segment GTAGATTGTGTGAACAACTGGCAGTAAAGTAAATTGCTCAACATGGAGAACGACGGCTGATCTTTGATCCGCCTTCCTGAGCGCATGATGACGACGCGTTGCCTGCGTTTTACAGGACGTTTGGGAAATGGGCGGGGGAACTACAAAATGACCTTTTGAGACACCATTTACCTAGCTGTTGAAGACAAATTTGATCCTTAACAATTCACAATGATTGATGGGTGAATACAGACTAAATATGGCCTTCTGGCCTGGTTGGTTTGAATTTCTTTCAGTGTAGATGGCACATTTATTGGGACTTTCAGGTTTTGACCAATGTTCTTTTGTCAATTAATCAGTTTGAATTTTCCTGAAGGTGTCCAAACTTCTGGCTCTaagctaaataacattcacttgACTCTGAGTTGgctgatttttatctttattaatttGTCGACTCTCTGGTcttggtgaaataaaaaaaaaagcaagaacacACAGGTTTATGGTGCATTTTGTGTTCATTGTAGAGCTACTGGTAGTTCTAAACTTATTGCTATTTGTCtatgtggttgtttttttatgtaatgtgCTGCAGAACCAAGAAATATTTACCACATGCTGAAGTTTGCAACCTTATAATGCTCAAACCTGGATTATCTAGCTAACTTGCTGAAGGCCagacaaaagtttattttagcagtttttagACGTGTCATCAATCATTGAGCACAACATTTGCACACCAGGCAGTTAAATTGGTTAAATCGAGACAGGAAATGTAGAAAAGGGTCTACTGTTTTATTATAGCCATTAAATAAGCATGTTAAGATGCAAGTGTttgtgctggattttatttaggatctgttttgtttgctttctctCACCCTCAGACTCTTGACGCAATTGCCAGAGGTGACCGGCAGGTGGCAGAGCGGAGCAGCAGACGGAACTGCTGGGAACTTAATTGCAGTTTTTACCGCCAtcattgttgttattgttattatctACACAATATAGTAAACTTTTTACCTCACATTTTTGTCATCGGTCATCCATCTGACTGACTAGAGATTTTTCCACTtgttaatttattcagtttgtctTGATATGTTTCTAATTTCAGGCTCCCCAGTTGATCACAATCTCagatcttttgtttgtttgtttgtttgttttcgtcAGAGTTAGACACGGTCATTGTTTTATCTGTATTGTTTCAGCCAAAGAGCACAGATACATAGACTTTTTgtccataaaaaaacaatcttttcaaTAATGAGGAAAAGATCTTAGCGTTCTGTTGCCAATAACTTatcagcatttatttattaacaagTACAATCATTTGCATTTCTCAACTTTTATGAAGTTTTATGAATgaggatgttttatttttttatgagtgTTGATGTAACTTATACACATTCTAGTCACGGATGTAAATAATTGAATATTTAGGATGCGTGGAACAATAAAACGTAAACCAAATACCCAACATATTCTGTTTTCTTGGCTTGAACAAGTTTGTAAGTTAAAGACCTGCATCTGTATGAGAAATTGAATTTACCAACTTTACTCCCTGTTATATTgcgcatccatccatccatatttAGAATCTaacaattatataaaataattagaaacaataaaaatcagctgCTATACagatccattaaaaaaatagaatattactgaaaagcCCATTTAGTTCAGGAACTTTATCTCCAGCTGACAGACGCATATATTACttataatgaaaacacaacatttgaaattagaatattacgccataacaataaaaaacttctttcaaaaaaacaccaatgtttgcttaataaaataaatctatgtgtaataaaggttgttattttgcaaaagcacttttaatctgacagacGGACCTCTTCTGAAcgcatattctaatttatcgAATGACTGTACATCCgtagtaattaaaaaaagaaagaaaaaacaagttagATCTCTGGAAATTGGTATGAAAGTGTTTACTTTTGGAGATAAAGGATTCCTCGGTCACAGAGGTCTTGATTTCCTCTAGCGGACACATTTAGCAGGTGCTCCCTGCAGAACCAACCAATTCCAGTCTGTGCTTTGAACGCACTCAAAAAGGATCAAATAAATGGAGCcgaagtaaaataaatgaatttagaCAGTCGACAGTTCCTTAGAATGAGatcactaaataaaacaatgtggtGGCTGTGAACTAAATTGCCCCGAGCGGGGGTTTTGTCTAGTATTACTGGATCATTTCCAGTTTTTCCTGTAAACGTGTGAATGGCGCAAGATGGCCCACTTTAACCCCACCCACCTGCTGCTGGCTCATTCGGGccaccagcaaaaaaaaaaaaaaacagaccgCCGGTAACTGGGGTCCAATATCAGCGGACCCAAACAATGGCTAAATTATGAATGGATATTCATAGAACTcgattgttttctcttttttttttgccatttcttttgGGCATATTCCAAACAAAAGTACAATaggataaaacacaaatttcactGATGAGATGAAAATCTAAATGTCAGTAAAGGTGGCCCACTTTCTGGGTGGGGTGAACATATTTGAAGCTTAAAGTCTGGGGGCCTGGGGAAGGAGTGTGGAGTTTGGAGAACAAGGTATGTTTCCCACGAAGACACCTCAAAGGCGCACATCTTTGACTTTGAGTTCGCTCAATAAATGCTCGGATGCTCGTGTCGAGTGAAAACCATCCTAATAAATCTCCATCGGGCGTTTAGGATGCCGCTTTTCTTTAGGGAGGTTCGCTCACTAATATAACTCCGCGTATCCAAAgtggaaatggaaaaagtttcaaaagtaaaagcagAGTTCAGCTTCAATTTGATTTCAAATCAGCACGCGGGAGGATTTGACTCCTGATTTTACTGGTTCCTCTATTTCAtacttaaatatatatacatatgtttttggtttttcaaaAGTTTGATAAGAAGGCTAACTTACAAAAGTCATggtcactgtttttgtttttagcaccACTGAGTAAGATAAGGGATGCTGCGACCTCAAACAGGCTTAACATTTTTTgtgcaggattttatttttgagagcCGGACCGgaagtgttgctttgaattCAACACACTTGACGCAGCTTGTAATTATAATTTTTGAGCACCCCGGTTAGATCTTTTACTCCAGGTGCCTTTCGTGTGGAGGACAGTCTTAGCGTCCTTGGAAGAAGTGGTTAGCAAACTATTCGGGAGGGAAACGAACGttcctttttgcttttgcttttttttttttaaagtgatattTCTGACAGGTGAACTCTGTAATTCCATGGATTCTGACAAGTCAGCGACTGCTCCATCCTGGGACAATGAGAAGTCCTCAATGGTCCAGAACCCACCTCCACCTTACTATGATAACCCGGGAGTCGCTCCGCCGGGCCAGGCTTACCCCCCgcaggtaagaaaaaaatatatatatatttattaaactttacgACTTTGTCTAGTTTATTTGTAGGctatattaaaaaacaatatttgtaaaatttgtAAAGTATCTTTGCTTTAGTTATTAATTCCTCACAcactttctctgttttattcctCCTACTTAagttttagattgttttttttttttttgtccttctaaatctcaattattattatttttaattttaagaaaaaaataaatgatccaaAAACTATAAAGTAAACTTGTTATTTATaataatcagtttaaaaaaaacgttGCTGAATCAAGACCCAGCCTAAATGATGGATTGCTCACTTCCGATGCCTAAGTGAGAATTTACTCTGGCGTAATCGAGACGGTTGGTCTGTGACTAAGAGAAATATACTTTTGGTTTCAATTCACCTGTAAGGTTCAGTTCCTTTCTTAACCCTTTTCATCTCATCTTTCACTGTGGGCAAACAGCAGCATGGCGCCTGTGAATGAACGGGCGTGGCCGTGAATGATGACGCCATGGTGTGATAAACCTCAATGAGTAAAATAAGTTTCAGATATTCCATCTATAGAGACTTTTCTTACTCACAGAAGACAATACTACATGTCAAATATGACATAAATGCAACCTTGTATGACGAAACATAAAGGGGTTATGAGCATCTGCTTGTTCTCATCCGGTGATGAAGGTAACAAAAACAagtgattatatatatatatactttttaagaTCCTTCCTTTTTGAAGGTAAAAATGTGTGCCCGCTCATCGTTTAGTTTGGTGCCTCGCCCAGCTGGGCAAAcagacaaccatgcacacacgcGTGAGCAATTTGGAAACGGAACCAAATAATTTAGcagtcctgtttttttttttggaccaaAGGAGGAGAACCCACCCACACGTGGACGGAGAAGACATAGCAAACACGACACGGAATGACGCAGAACGTTGTTGTTCCAAGGCAAAGGTTTGAACCGCTGCCTGCGCAGTGGATGGCAAagtgatgaaataaataataaagacagatGTTTTCTATCTTTCTTAACATCCtacattgtttttttggtctctttcagattgttaaaaaataaaaaaaaatttaagtgtGCAAAGGTAATGTGATCAGGTTAAAGTTTTTATCCGTTCTGACAATGATTCAttgatttttagtttaaaattgaAACTAAAAATCAAGTGAAACTTAGATTTTGGGTTTAATTACTGGTTTCTGATCtgcaatgttttatgttttgactgttaagcaaaaaaaaaaaaagggacttTTGGCAGCATATAATATGGAGGAGGTTTTGGTCAACTGAAATAGTCAATGAGTTGTCCAGGTGTCTCCAAGTAAGTTCATCCAATTCTCAATCTGCAgctctatttttaaatttagtctcTGCCATTTGCATACTTCCTTTATTCCCATGTACTTATGCTACTGTGTTAtaggttagtttttctttgtagaaGGTATCGGAGTAATGTGTAGAAATGATACTGAGTCACAAGTTGGTAACTCATCTTATATGCAAAAAAGGTACAATTGAAACCTCAAAAGACCAAATTTCAAAGAGGCCCTGTCAAAGTCCTTTAGTTTCAAAATGAGCACAAATCGTCATCGTCATCTGACTTGCTGTGGAGTTGATACGAAGAGTTAACGCCCATATGTGTGTGCTAATCTGTATTATTGCCCAACAGCTTGGCTTTTGCCTGAACAACATCGAGATATTTTGTAGTTTGCATGGAAACGTAAGTCTAAACGTTGCTATGTTCCTTGACTTACCAGTCCTGGAAAGATGCAGGTTTCACATCTTCTGCTTCTCACTTTTAAATGAGGATTTTCATACTTTCCGACCTTCAGCAACAcctctttaaatgtttgaagTATTGGAATATTCCAATTAGGTAAAACCACCACAGCCTTCACCTTTTTCCAGTCATGTCTGATCATGTGAATTCCCTACAGATGCTACTGCATTTTTatgactgtaaaatatttctccCAACTTACTCATAGGGAGGAAAGAAAGTGACATAACAGATTTTTGATGACGTCTTGTGCAAGAGCTTCCTTTGGTTTCTCCTGTGCAATGTTGGAGTTCGGAACGGTTCTGCTGTCccagttttgcatattttatgcaAGTCCAGTTTGCAAACCAAATaaaaggtatatatatatatatatatatatatatatatatatatatataaacaatagGATTCCAACAAATGATAATGCATGCACTCAATGCCAGTAAGTGGCTCTAACAGGAATGGTGACCTATGTAAGTGCGCTGTTTGCAACcacagctcctcttcctcattccCATTCTGCACACAACcaaatgaacacacacacacacacacacacacacacccccacacacacacacacacatccaacacaccCCACCCAACTTATTGTGCTTCTGATTTTCGTCTTAGGCAATCCTAACGTTGAAgagcatttgtttgtttgtttgtttgtttcattgaaCCAACACTTGGTTACAAGAAACTCTGGTTGATGTGGTATAAAACAGTTCTATACTTTAGAAACCAACACTGGTAGTTGCCTGAAACATAACAATGAAGAAATGTCCCCCTCCATTGTCATCCAGAAATATGATTcaattgctttttatttttgctgcctTCAGGGTTATGGATACCCCCCGCAGCAAGGCGCCGTGTACAACCAGCAGGCATACTCACCGGGCCAGCAGTACCCGGGGCAGCCGGCCCCCGTCGTCATGCAGCCCACCGTGTACGTCACCCAAGGCCCTCTGACCAACCCCGTCAACGACTACCTGGGCTACTCCATCTTCACCATGATCTGCTGCTGCCTGCCGCTTGGAATCGCTGCCCTCATCTACTCCATCTCGGTGAGTTTCTTCCACCGGTAATCGTTTGTTCTCTTTGATCCCTGCACCGCCGGTGAACATATATCTGATTGTTTCACCCCAGGAAGAGATGAAACGCCAGGCTAGCCCCTGGTTGCATGTTCGTGCAGGCCTGTGTGTGCGCAAGCTGATGTTACTGCACTTGTTCAACCACATTGTGGCAACAAAAGCGGGATTAGGAGGAGGATTCATTTTGTCTTGTAGGGTCTTACTTTCAGCTCCACTTTTGTCTTCAACGACAAAAACCGCTGTCTGCTCTAGCAGGTCCAggtgatttttaattattttttaaaagggtATTTATTCAGTTTAGTTCAAACCAGACAcctttttagtgtaaatattaCCAAGCAGAGTCAGGTGGAAGAtggattgtaaaaaaaaaatgctgtttttttacTGTGACTTTTAACTTCACTGCAGCCAAATTGGATTTTCAGTTTAACTTCTAACTTATGTTAATTAAATAGAAACCAAAACGTAAAGACGGTATGAGATTAAATTACTCAATTTACAACACAGCACAGGGCTTTATTATAGAAGTGTCAGATTAAAGACGCCCCTTCTTTTTGAAGAAGTTTTCGAAAACCGTGTaacctttctttctttcttttttttttgccagtttataATTTACCACTTTATGTTATGAATTCAAAACGTCCTGTTTTGGAGAAGTAAATGGCATTTAATGTACAAACTGTCCTGCTGGTTTAAAATGCCTGCAGGTCGTTGGGAATATCTGAGGCGCTCTGCGGGAAACTGTGACCTACAGCAGTCATTGCCCTCAGGTGGCTACTTTATCAGTGGTATTTAACGAATCATTAActtaaagataaacataaacTCAGACACCAAAACATTGTGATAAGTAAGATTTTAACTTGTTTCAGCTGGAGACACTCCTGTTAAAAGTGGATTCTGAAAATGTCGACACGTATGTGACTTAGAAAAAAATACgtctttttcatgtttgttaaaattttcgCCATTTTGTGACGGTTTAATATGAGACAGACAATCTCCCTTGCCTTTACCTCGTACTCCTACTGAGATCTGCAGGAATGCATCGatcggtcagaaacaaccaatcacagcccgGAGGAGGGACTTAGTGCAGTCAATCATTCTTGTGTATGCTGCTCTCaacatgtttaaacataaaaagtataTCTGACTCAGTAATTGATTAACAAATCAATAACGGCACACATGAGAATAGCTTGTAGCAACATTAATTAGCTTAACATGACTGGGCTATTACTAGCAACTAGCATGTTAAACAATTCCAAGCGacacataaatattaatataacaCCCTACATGAACCTTTAGCaaaactttataaatattttggaCTGTTTCTTTACTGTTGAGCCAATACTCACTTACTGACGACCCAAAACAGCAACGACTGAACCGCACCTCTAAAACAACGGTCAGCTCTCGACCAGACTTCACCACAGTAACGCTTGACTGACAAGGATGGCTGCCAAACAACATAGCTGGAACGGTTCTAACTCTTCATCACAAAGTTGGGTGATTCTTGCTCTCTTGTGTTGATTTGGTGATGATGGAGTGTTTtctttagggggaaaaaaaaaagcggaACAAAGCAAAATCCAACATAAGTCTACAAGTCGCATTCCCATTTAGCTTGTTTGAGTGAAGCCCTGTGGAAATACCCATCATGACTTTTGTGTTGCTGCGTTCAGTCGACATTCATCAGCGTTCAGACGTTTGCCGAGATGCGTTGAGAGTAAGCCCCGAGATGTCTAGAAAAAAATCGTTGAGTCGCTTCTCAATTTGAATTCTTCCTTTTCGGGAGAGAATTTGCTAAAGCTATGCAGAGACTCTCAGCTGTTTGggcctttttttttccacatgagAAGTCTCAACAACCTTCAAGGTTGGCTTTCCTTCCTCGATAGATAAGGGCTTTTTAGTTTTACTGTCccaaagcagacaaaaaaaaaaaaagataacgtCGCCCCGCCCGCTCCAGgttgcaaacacaaaaaaggttCATCTGAACCTTAACTCTGAACAGCCCAGGACGTATCACTCAGATTAAACTTTTAACCACCAATGAATGGAGTTGTGTTGATGTGATCACATTACTCCACAATGACCTTGTTGCCGGTTAAAGAACATTACTAAGGGAGCAAATAATCTTCGACACAGAGGCACCagttctcctttcttccttgaCAAAGAAAGGGAATTGACCAATCCTTGTAAAATAACACACTTCCTGTTCCCATGGTTGCCTTTAGACAAAGACCAGAGGTTTTTGCTCACACAGTGTTGACTCAGGTGACCTGCTTTATAACTGGACATCGTACAGTTTTTATGCCGTCCTAAAAGAATgtacagtaaaaagaaaatctttgtttcGACTCCAGAAGTCAGTCGAGCATTCGTTTCAGAAAACCTTTGGAAATATCGGCTGAAGTAAGAGTTTGGTTtttctacaagaaaaaaaagattaaattgtttaaaattacTGGTCACATTTCACTGTGAAATCAATTTTAAATCACTTTAGAAATAGATCATCTTTAGATCAAAATGACATGCACGGTTTTTACATTTGCTGATCTACTTACCTGTGACTTGTTGAATAACAACAAGACAAAATCTTATCTTCCAAGCAAGCTCCTACCTCTGCTGACATCACACAAGGCTACTGATTAGAGTTCATTGGTGgtttttcttgctctttttcCCCCTTTATTTGAACATCTGTGAATTAAGTAGGAAACGTCTGCAGCATATGGCGACATTATGATGGAAGTTTATGTCACGGGCTTTCATTTCCAGAGAACCAGGCAGCTCGGAAGTAGAAAACACTGTTGCCGTGCACTCCATCAGCAAACGATTTGTCCTTTTGTAACTCAAACAAAGTGCATCATCTGGTCTCTCTCAGAGTAATGGGGTAATTGGTAATGGCATAATGATGTTTATTGCATCTCTTCTGGGATCTGCAGTGTTATCATCTTACCAGAAGAGCAGCGAGACAGGAAACGTTTTCCTTTCCACAACAATACTTGCAGGAAGAGAGGCCGCTGGAATGCTGTTCGGAATGGAAAAAACTGGAGTTTGTTCGAAATGAACAGCATTTCGAAGAAACCGCGTTTGCTTTCAGGAccctaaaaaaaactttattctcCTGCGTGTCCTACAGAAGAGTTTCCTGCTTTGGTTTATGCATTCTCCTAGGCGTTGCTTCGTAGTGGCTCTGCGTGATGAATATGTTGTTTAGGGTTGATATAtactgccttgcaaaagtattcagaaaCACTTGaacttttctccattttttgtcacattactgcCGCAAACCTCAATGTAGTTTCATGTGATCTTTTGTGAGAATCTCTAGTTGTGGTGTGCGACACAAATCTAGCCGGGGAAAGAgtagcaagaagaaagccatcacagataaaaaataaaaatataaaaaagtcgTCAGATGTCTTGATTGCCCATTGACGCAGTTCATCTAGTGGCCACGGGAAATATGTTGAAGAAGGAGCAAAGACCAAAACTGAGATTTAGAAACATGCAAAGGCATGTCTGAGGGAGAAACTAGCGTAGCACGTTAGCCTGATGGGAGGATGGATGCAAAAGACTTCAGGCTGAAGTAGAGATCCACCTTTTAGCACAACAATAATGCAGTCAGAGCTGGTATCAGTTggtttaaactttttcaaattgttGTGTTTATTAAACAGTCCCATATTACTGAAAAAGATGGAGGAGCCGCCAGCGCAGAAAGTTAATCACATGAAGAGCTACTTGTCGGCTAAGACTTAATCATTTATGATCTGTTTACATTCAATTGTGAAGACGCTGTAAACACAACGTGGTTTGGGATTCGACCGTTAGGTTTTTTCCTTATTAGGACTCGCGTCTGAGGGCTGAGATAGCAGCAGGCGGAGACGGCAACAGGATGCTGCAAAACAAACTTCTTAATTCCACTGAACCCACGGCCATCGGGAAAACGTCCTGAGTGGTTTTCACTCGAGttggctccttttttttttttcttcctgcaaaGACAGTAAAGTTGTTTTACACcggaaaaggaaaataatggcAGAAATGTTGGAGGTGGACAAAATCTGCTGCAAATCaagttcaaataattttttttttttgtactgttttgAACAAGTCTGATCTCAGATTCGGGTCAACGCAGTTTGTGCGGAACGTCAAGACAAGCAGCGTTTTGTTGGGAATCTGAGCTTACCGCAAGCCGCTCTCCGCCTTTTGTGTTAGCGCCATGAAAGGGTTGCTTTCTTCCTCTTCAAATCAGCCTTTTATTACTGCATCAAACCATTTTGGGTCAACTGTCATTGCGTGCGAGGGCGAGGGTGTTTTTCGCCAGGCGAGAAACTCCAGCATGGGATCATTTCCTCTTGTCGGTCTCAATGTGCAACCCGTGGTTTCACTCTTGGTGGACATTTGGGAAATGCAGCCCTCCTTTAAACTTACTGTTGGCAATTGCTCAAGAATTTCAACATTTGCAGTATGTTTCTTTATCATGAgcgtttttttggggggggttggGTTTTCTAGAATGCAGATGTAAAGATTGACTTTTGCAGTCTGGTAAATTGAGGCTTGAATAACCTGTTCATCTGGGGTTTTTAAATCAACTGTTCATTCTGTCTTTCAGTGTCTTTGAATATGTTTGAATAAACAAACTCAATTATTGTACATGGTTGAACAAGTGTGCTTTTCCCTTTCAGCGCTCCAGGGTGTTACTCACAAATTACCAAAACGCACAATGGGGAATTTTATCTACAATCTTGACTACGTGTGGCACCTTTCAGttctctccctccccctccAGCCTCTACTGGTTTTTCATACGTTACTGAGCTTGCTTGAAAATGACAAAGCAATATTCTTTTACAGCCAATATAAAGTTAGACAAGCTGTAGGTCTCTCCCCCTGACGGTAAGCATAATAAAAACCAGATATAAAAGTTGATGAGCGAAGgttctttcatgttttccatgatattaaagtttttctttcttctccatTTTGTCATGTGACAAACCTGAAAAATGCACTCCTATCATAAAAACCCAGAGTCCCAGCAGAGAGGTCagggagggactttaaaactttaaaaacagggTTCGATTACACTGCTCAGGCCATCATTTCAACGTGGAAAGAGTGTGGCACAAGAGCAAGCCTACCAAACGGTGGCTGCCACACCTCGGGTAGACTGGATAAATATGAGCTGTTTTGGGGgaaggcttttaaaaaaaaaaaaaagaagacattgtAAAGTTCTGTTTACGTGTAGGGAACAATAGACGCTCGGAAAAAGACTTGTTCAAATAAGGCCACAACTAAACGTGTTTTACCACAAGTGAAAAAAGCTACACACGTCGTTCCTACTGTGAAATATGTTGGTGAGAACTCTGTTTTTGTGGGCTGCGGGGGGGTTTTCAAGGTTGTTTCAGGACTGACTTTCTGAAACAACAAAGTCAAGCTAATTTGTTAGTAAGTGGGGAAAATAACCTTCCCTATATGTAGTAAGGTTAAAGGAGACCAAATAATGgtcaaaatgagtaaaaaaaaaaaaaaaacaattgagaAAATGGCGAAATTGAGAAACAAAATCCCTCTGAATGTAGCCATCTGAATGCAGCGTCCTGTTTTCTTCTGAGAACAGAACGCTCGAAGCTTATATCTTTCTGTCTtattcagatttctgttttatgcatttttttccaaccctcttttttttaattatttttattcatttcttttttttaaacgagGAGATTGAAAGCAGTGAGGCACATTGCAAAGACATGGATGAGTCGACCTTCCCTCGCCTTGACTCACATGGCCGAGCCACTtgtgaaatctgattttctttttgcgCTCGGCCCtctttcatttgtttacatCTCTCGTAATGGGCCTTCCAGTCAGGCCGGCCTCTGCAGACCGAGAGAACAATGGCAGGAGCAGCATTATCGCGGAAGCGTTTAAAACTCAATTTAATAATGGAGCTGCAATCAGACCCAACGGCTGAGCGagcgtttttgtttttgttttgtttgaacaCCACATCCGTTCAGCATGGTTCTGTCAGACTGTGGGAGTGGGTTAGAGTTGGGTGAATAGCTCTGTGGATGCATCCTTACCATCTCATAACATTCCTCCAAATTCAAGGCCAGCAGCGTGGCAGCTTTAGCTGGGTATTCATGGAAAGACATCCACCCTGAAGCTAAATGGCATGCATGTTGTCTTTGTTCTGTtaactaaaagaaaacagtCTCAGGCAAAAGAATGTATCCGATAGAGTTCTGTGGAAAGCTTCCTTCACTCCCACACTCCCTCACAGATTCCTtctgggacttttttttttgctttgtttttttgtttttttttggccgCACTTACATGTTTCAACTCATCAAACTGATTCAAATCATATCAAAGATAACCAGAGTAAATCAAAAAGGAGTTTATTTATCAAGAATGAAATCTGTCCACACCAACCTGGACCTATGGGAGAAAAGTGAACATAATGATTGTGACGTTAAGGAGTTGCGATGACTAGCAATGAGTCGCTGACGTTGGCCATGGAGGGATTTTGGCAATTTTGATCACAACTGTTTGAAAACCTTATAAATCTGGATTGATAGATATCAGTGAGTTTGTTTCCTAGTTGTTAATTTCTGTAGATCTGGCTGTgatctgttcctttttttttttaactcttttagGCGACTTCATGACTCTCTTAGTGATCAGGATTGGATGTTTGGATGCTGCTTCTGAAATTAAA includes the following:
- the LOC116717695 gene encoding proline-rich transmembrane protein 1-like isoform X2 produces the protein MDSDKSATAPSWDNEKSSMVQNPPPPYYDNPGVAPPGQAYPPQGYGYPPQQGAVYNQQAYSPGQQYPGQPAPVVMQPTVYVTQGPLTNPVNDYLGYSIFTMICCCLPLGIAALIYSISAREANHTGDRMSAERNSRTAKTLNHVALGLGLGSLVLCIIYVVT
- the LOC116717695 gene encoding proline-rich transmembrane protein 1-like isoform X1, encoding MDSDKSATAPSWDNEKSSMVQNPPPPYYDNPGVAPPGQAYPPQGYGYPPQQGAVYNQQAYSPGQQYPGQPAPVVMQPTVYVTQGPLTNPVNDYLGYSIFTMICCCLPLGIAALIYSISAREANHTGDRMSAERNSRTAKTLNHVALGLGLGSLVLCIIYVVVVVVMASAR